A genomic region of Mus musculus strain C57BL/6J chromosome 7, GRCm38.p6 C57BL/6J contains the following coding sequences:
- the Olfr658 gene encoding olfactory receptor 658 — protein MVMSVQNSTDLTPASFVLNGIPGLEDMHIWISFPFCSMYAVAMMGNCGLLYLIFFEDSLHRPMYYFLAMLSLTDLVMCSSTIPKTLCIFWFHLKEIGFDDCLVQMFFIHTFTGMESGVLMLMALDRYVAICYPLRYSTILTNPIIAKIGLATFLRGVLLIIPFTFLTKRLPYCRGNIINHTYCDHMSVAKLSCGNVKVNAIYGLMVALLIGGFDILCITISYTMILRAVVSLSSADARQKAFSTCTAHICAIVFSYSPAFFSFFSHRFGGHTIPPSCHIIVANIYLLLPPTMNPVVYGVKTKQIRDCVIRILSGSKDSKAHGI, from the coding sequence ATGGTCATGTCAGTGCAGAATAGCACAGATCTGACCCCAGCTTCCTTTGTTCTGAATGGGATCCCAGGCCTGGAAGACATGCACATCTGGATCTCCTTCCCTTTCTGTTCCATGTATGCAGTGGCTATGATGGGGAACTGTGGACTCCTCTATCTCATCTTCTTTGAGGATTCCTTACACAGACCCATGTACTACTTTTTAGCAATGCTTTCTCTAACAGACCTTGTCATGTGCTCTAGTACAATCCCCAAAACCCTGTGCATCTTCTGGTTTCATCTCAAAGAAATTGGATTTGATGACTGTCTTGTACAGATGTTCTTCATCCATACCTTCACGGGGATGGAGTCTGGAGTGCTCATGCTCATGGCTCTGGACCGCTATGTAGCCATCTGCTACCCTCTGCGTTACTCCACCATTCTCACCAATCCTATCATTGCCAAGATTGGGTTAGCCACCTTCCTGAGGGGCGTTCTGCTAATTATTCCATTCACATTTCTCACCAAGCGCCTACCCTACTGTCGAGGCAATATAATAAACCATACCTACTGTGACCACATGTCTGTAGCCAAGTTGTCCTGTGGCAATGTCAAGGTGAATGCCATTTATGGTCTGATGGTTGCTCTCTTGATTGGGGGCTTTGACATCCTGTGCATCACAATCTCCTATACCATGATTCTGAGGGCAGTGGTCAGCTTATCATCAGCAGATGCTAGGCAGAAGGCCTTCAGCACCTGCACTGCCCACATCTGTGCCATTGTTTTCTCCTATAGCCcagccttcttttccttcttttcccacCGCTTTGGGGGGCACACAATACCTCCATCTTGCCACATCATTGTGGCTAATATTtatctgcttttgcctcccactATGAACCCTGTTGTCTATGGAGTGAAAACCAAACAGATACGAGACTGTGTCATAAGGATTCTTTCAGGGTCTAAGGATTCCAAAGCTCACGGTATATAA